TCACCTTGCTTCGGCTATGGCGACCGCGACGACTGTCAAGGACGTCTCACCTCATGAGTTCGTGAAGGCCTACTCGGCTCATCTCAAGCGATCCGGCAAGGTATGTGTCCATATCGATATTCCTCTCTCTTAATTTCGCCCACTTTATCTGTTATTGTTCACACAAATCTCGCCCTTTATCTGGTGACTATCGATGCTTCTGTGAAGTTCATAAGCTTCTTTTCTGATTCAGTTCCGGTTTCTTTAGCtgtaataaacaaataaattatgaaTTGATTATCTGTAAGAAGGAAGTGTGACTGCAAGTGAAAAGAGATGGCATTTCAAGATATTTCTATGCGCAATGAGCGATGCACTTGGGTCAATATCTTCTTTCGGTAGAGTGCTTTGGCATTATCGAGTTAGATGCGGCTAGGTATTATTTTGTCAACGACATCAACTTGGATGTTGCTGAAATGAGTGGAAATTTAAGGATGTTACTGCTTCCTATTAATTTAGTCggctttgatattatttttcatgagCTATGAATATGAGGTAATTGGCATCTCGAATGGTTTGgttctttaaaattaaaatttgagttGCTTTTCATTCTGAAAAGTTTGCTGAAATAATGTTTCTGTAGTAGAATGTTAGGACCCACTTGAGAAATaacaatgaagaagacagaATGGGAATTAAGAACATGATAGAGACAGtaattgagatgaattgtaGAGGATGGAATTCAATAAAATGGCTATGGTTTGGGGATGTTCGAGGCTCCCCAATTCCTCCAGTAATTTCAGACAAAACACATTCCAGACTATCCTCCCCTCTTCAACAATTCCCTTATGTACTGACACTCACTCATAGACTCCACGAGGAAGACTACAATTTGTAATTGAAATAACAAACACAACAGACTTTATACTGCTAAACGCAGCCTACAGACTCAATACTAAATGCAGTGCACAAATCCATACTAAATCAGCATATACCCCCTTTATTGGAACGACACTGTTGCTTCCACTCCTTGAGTTTTACTGAAACAACACCATGGCCCCTTTTGTCCTCTTGATTATGCGAATCCTTCCTTGCATCTTCTCAGacccttctttcttcttcttcaaccttCATTCTTCCATTCTCCTTCTACCCGTAGCCAGCTTCATAACATATAAGAATACGATAAGCAGTTGAAACTGAGTCTAAAATGCATGCCGTTTTGATGTACGATATTGTGCAGTATTGTTGCCACGCACGTCTATCTTTCATAGTTTTGTTTGATAAGTGAATTGTAGCTGTATTCTACGATGTGATGTGGTggttttatttatgttattttattgcATGTGGATCTTGATATAATTTTGCTGTCATTCATTTCTCGTGAACAGATGGAGCTGCCTGAGTGGTCGGATATTGTCAAGACTGCCAAGTTCAAGGAGCTGGCTCCCTATGACCCTGACTGGTATTATGTGAGAGCTGGTAAGCAGCCTCTCCCTCTGTCTTTAATCTTGATCTGCATCCTGAACAGATTCTCTTATGTCTGTGATCTGAAAATGTGCTGATTTCTGTGCATGTTATATgcttcccaatcttgtgcagcCTCCATGGCAAGGAAGATATACTTGCGGGGAGGTCTTGGTGTTGGCTCTTTCCGAAGGATTTATGGTGGGAGTCAGAGAAATGGAAGCCGCCCTCCACATTTCTGCAAGAGTAGTGGTGCTGTTGCTCGCCACATTCTACAACAGTTGCAGAAAATGAACATTATTGATGTTGATCCAAAAGGGTGAGCTTAACATTACTTAAATGAtgattacttattaaaaaaaacattacttaaatgatgattcttttttatttataaatagttatCCTATTGcgaggataaaaaaaaaaacttatcaaaaaaaaaaaaacattacttaaatgatgattcttttttatttataaatagttatCCTATTGCGAGGATCAAGGTGAATGCACTTGGTTTTGACAATTCCATGAAGACTATTCATTATTAAACATAAATGTAGTATTTCAATTTAATGAAGGTGGAGCTATTTAACAGACATGTTCCCTCATCTTCTATTAgattttccctttctcttgtaATCACCCATCCTCTTCTTTTTGTCTCAATCCTCTCTCTTTGCATTAAAGTGCCAAAATTATATTTCTGTCTTGTCATGGCTATTGGGCAGGTCTTCTCCTATATTTGGTAGAATTTTCTTCTACCCCGTCTCTCACAATCACTATTCTCTTTTTTGTGCTCCCTTCCGTTCTCCTCTTTATTTGCATTAAACTGCCAAAGGTATAGTTTTGTCTTGTTATGGCTATTATGCCAGATTGTTTTCTGTTTGGTAGGATTACGTTTTGACCCTTATCTTGTAACTTCCTCTCCCCACCCCATTTCATTTATgcaattatgaaatttatttatgttatggAATTGTGCTAAGGAGATGATATCGCTAACTGAATTTTTGTAATCTTCTTTGCTgatactttttttctttgtggTGTTCTCTTAGTGGGAGGAGAATCACTTCAACTGGCCAGCGGGATCTCGACCAAGTTGCTGGGCGGATCGTGGTTGCCCCTTGAACAATTGACGTGGTCTGGTGGGAGCACTTGTTGTTTATTGGAGAAATGTGGCAACTACTGAGTTAAGACAATTTTTTGTTCCTACTGCTGAGTGTTTCATTAGGATAGGAAATGGgtgatgttttcttttcaagtTTGGTGCTTTGACGTTTAGCGACTCTAAATTTATCTAGATGTCGAGGGTTAAAAGGGTATTAGAGTGGATCATGTCTTTTGACAATCAtttcttacaattttattaactATTCAACGTTTCTCAAACTCCCAAGGATATCAATCTTTCTttgttcaatatatatatatatacacacacacacacacacacacatatatatatatatatatatatgtggggtTGTCGTCGTATTTAGATcaacaatgaaaaaataattaaccaaCTTAACTTATGAACATTCCATCCTACCCACCATAACTCCAATCATGTTTGTTAAATTAATATGGATGAATACTAGAGAGGAAAGCTGCACCCATGCTTCTCTCCATTAATGACCTTTGCCATTTATACGTTCGTGCTACTTCTTTCCGTCGTTTATGCATCCTCGGGTAAGTGATTCTGAACGACTCTCGAAAGGGCTATGCCGTCGCCCGTCCATACCTcgttaataattttgttttattatgcCCTTGGTCATACTTTGTACTAGAAGGCTGAACCAaccattttcaaaattaaaaattatttacttttgGATTAAATATAAACTCTAGATTTTCAATGTCATCCTATTTCTTGGTTTTGAACAATTAGTTCCTTTCATTCACAGAATCACATTCCATCAAATAAGCTGACAGCAAAATTCATGATCTAATATATCCgattaccaataaaaaataataaaacaaaatatagacAAAGGGGAGGTGAAGCGGATGGGGAAGGCCAAAAGAAGGGCCACCTCTTCCCACGTGTGGTTTGTCCCTAGGGTGCCTTTTGACAGAGATGCAAGAAGGACCAACCATTTGCCATATAGAGGTTGATCAAGTTGTTAGCAAATCTCTAGATTTTATAGATAATGCTTATTggcaaatttattaattttagagGATGAGTCAAATCCATTGATTGTAGGGGGTGAGGCAAATCTCTTTATTTTAGAGATGAGGCAGATTGGAGGAAGTGACTGAGTTGTTACTTCTAAAAATTATggattttactaattttttaattagtagATTTATTTCATTAGATTGGGGAATGGATAGCCGAACCCTAGCTCTATTTATCtcaattttgtattatattttcattatgctatttttcaataaaagtttaaaCACTTGTTGCCGAGAATTGAGTGTTAGTCCGAGTTAATCTTAATTTCCAACCAATTCAGATCATGATGTTGCCCCGAGGTAACCCTTGATTCGTCCATCCGATACGACTGTAAACACCTAAGCACGAACGAGGCTTCCATCACCCCTCCCTCGGCCATCCATTCTCCGTATTCCTGTaggtttctttatttattatatgacaatattatatttgttaattTCAGTACATTCTAATTTTCTGTTGCCATCCattttgaagtttagaattttaaaaataaaataaaaaacaagaagtACACAGGGACATAAAAAATTGCAACTAAATTGGTTGCTTCATATAAAAACTtgagaaagaataaagaatGCTTATTGAGCGACTGGTCACAatagaataatgatatttacttaggagacaaaaaaaaaaaaaaaaaagagagagagaaaagaaacagAATAATGAATATTCAGAgtttcttttctaattttctttttactttcaaTCATCGTAGGTGTAGGTACTGGTGTCATTCCATGACTGGCAGCACTTGATCTTCTTTTGTTGAGGAATGTGGAACTTTGGTTCTCTAGGTAGAGTGGGATGCTTCATTGAccttaaacaaacaaaaacaacaggATGAGACATTTATATCCCTTATATATATCGAAGATTACAAGGGAAGAAACAAGGATTTTAATAGCTTCTTCAGGCCTGAAAATCTCTAGTTAGCAGTCTGACTCAGTTAATCGAATGCAAATGACTCCGAAATAATGGAGCGTATCATGGTTggataaaccatattttgtaGGCAGTGCACCAGGATGAGCAGATTTCTATTAACCCATGCCTCTTTGGCTACGATTTATGATCTATATTGACTCAAGTCCTCTTACTCTCTGAAAGTTGCATCCAGATGGTAAAGAGGATCATAGCTCGTCTCAAGCAACTATAGCTTTGGTTGAGCTATTACATTGAATGATTTGTTTGGCCATCATGTGCAGCCTACAATTTTGGTGAgcagaattatatatatgtatcctATATACACAAGATCCCTCACATGAAAAGTGTGTGAATGAGAGATCCTTTATTATTGTTCTGTGATTTCACACAGGTGAATATGGTTgaaataatccaacaaaaaaaaaaaagagaactgAAATGAAATCATGTTCTTCTAGAACCTGGTGAATTAAACCAGATCACCTTCTGGGAATGAAAGGCCGGTCAAAATAGGGCATAGGCTGTGCTTTTGGAACGAGCTCCTTTCTTAACCttcttatttcttcttcatcCGCCAACTGCAAGTGTAGTACGGGCACATACATATGGTAAAGATACAATTAATGATATTTGGCTCAACAATCATACTTTTCATATCATGTATGTACCTTCtcccatctctctctttccatcTTGTATTGCTCAATCAGGTTCATCTTCTCTGCTACCTAGTTATGCACATAAACCGGCAAAAGCATGCAAATCAAAGGTTATAATAATTCAAGCTTTGAGTCTCTAGCTCAATCATTTCTTGTAACAGGAAAACAAGAATAGGTATCAATCATTGCTCAAATTTCTAGTTATCAATCCCAAAAATTGGGATTGTTTTATACTAAAGAATAGGGAAAGGCATACGGCCTCTAACCTATTTAACATCTCTCTATACTGTTTCTTAAAACTACTTCTTCCATGAAATTAATCCAAGTTGTCCCCTTGGTAAGCGAGACGTTGGACAGTTCAgcatagaattttattttctataatatatttcaaattattcattGCTCTGATTATACATCTTTCCTTGCTGCAGTAGAACTTTTTAACATGTTAGCCAGctacttggaaaaaaaaaaacactaagcagagcaagaaagaaacaaaacataaaaacgcTTATGATAACAATTGAGATCATTAGAAAAGAACCTGATGGTCAAACTCAGCACGTTCTACTGCTCGCAGATCACTGCAAAGCTTCAGGTCTACAGGCCTCGTGTTCTCCTTCGCAAGAGGCTTTATCAAGCACTGAGATGACAAGCAACAAATTGATGCAAATAAGATCATAAACATATACAACTAATACTTGACCTTTAACTCCCTTGACTGCACATATATGGTAGTAAAGACAAAACCTTATAAAATTTTTGCCTCCTAACGGCAATCAAGTACTTTAACTAAAAACTCAAgccataaaaatttaatcttttcatGCGGTTTTGAACATTGGTCTGCAAACTACCTCCAGACATTATGGTGCTAATAAGATTGAGGCCAGATTACCTACTGGCTTAAAGCTTATTACCAAATTGGCCTTACCTCTGGTTCATCTGTTGTCCATGGTAGGCCTTGTGCAATTGGTATCCGCTGCCTATCCTCCTGTATCACCATTTCTTGTAATTTCTTCATAAATTCCTCCTCCTTTGCTCTTCCTCTTTGCTACAATGCAATGCAGTTGACAAAGTTATGACGCAGATCCATTACAAGTTAAGCTGAAGCCTTCACAATCAATTCACTTTCATTAGACTTACCTCTGTCCTTAGCTTGAACGGTTTTTGGCTAGTGACCTTAAGCTGCTTCTTCTTCCATCTCCTTCCACCCATTGTTCCAGAAGATTCGGAGCTCtgaaacccaaaaagaaaagattgtATTAGATAATAAAGTCAATCGACCTTCATCTTCAATAGCTCTTGATAAAGTTCATAAATCTTACATTTCTTCGGCTCCGACAGCCCACACTAGAAGTCCTGTCTGAAATACTGAAGCACGAAAAGATTCCAACGCAAATTGAATCAGAGCATGCTAGTATATGGAACTCAAAATGGTCAAATCTAAAGCTACATAAAATAAACCAGGCTATTTGCTACCCACCTTCCCTGGCTACTATCCCACGAAGAAGAAACCGAAATTGGCGAATCTAGACCAAGATTCTCTGATGTCAAGAACAAGTCTGATGGACagaaagaagaagacgaaaCCTGCGTCTCAGGAACCTTGGGAGCCTGCAATCCTGGTAAAGCCCATTTCATTGCCTTCCTTTtagtctcttcttcttctttctcatctttctCATCCAAGTCCTTTGAACTCGGTATAGAAAGAAGCTTCTCAAAGGCCTTTACCAAATGCATCACTCTCCCAGACCCAGGGTCAGGCACACTTTTCCTTGCTTCTTCCAACAACTTGTCCCTCCTCCTCTTAATCGATGAACTACCTATTTGACTGTCTGTGTCGTTGGCCGGTGAAAATTCATTTTCCTCCTCCTGCCCTTCATACCCGTCTTCTATTTTCAGGTCTTGTAACATCAAGCCGTTCTCTATTTCCACTTCAAGTTCACTCTCAGAGATATCGGAACCCTTCAACTGGTCCGGTTCCCCAACTTCTTCGATTCTATTCTTGAAAAACTCTTCCTGTGACACCCTCAGATTCTCATAGGCCATACACAAGCACTTCGTGATATTACCACCACGAGCCTTCTCTTTGCACTTACACTCGACGTTCGACCCAAAATTCTCGTTCTTCGAATTCCTTTTCGCCACAACGAATTTTCTCTCCCGAATCTTGTTACGCCGTGAGTAGAGGACGGGGTTGGGATTCTTCGCTGCTGGTTTCTGGGCCTTGGCTGATTTAATTACTGGGGAGCTCCCGAGTTTCGGACCAGGGCTTGAATGAGAGACATTGGGGTTCAAATTCTCCGCAAGTTTAAGATTTTCTTGAATCTTGGATCGAGAACTATACGATTCCTTCACTGGTGTCACCGGAACAGCCCCGGCGTTCTTGCCGATCAAGTTCATCGGTAAATGACCAGAAAAACGAAAAGACTCGCCGTAAAAGAAATGGGTTTTGgggttttctttaatttgagaGAGCTGTACCGTTAGAgggattgtgtgtgtgtgtgtgagcgaGTGAGAAAGAGAGATCTTACTGGAATCGATGACAACAATGAAGGAAAATACCGGGTTTAGAGGGGAGGAAAAGAAGGAACGTTGAGATTACAGGGACGCTCTTGTAACGGCTAGTTTCTTGGTAGGGTTTGGGCCTTGGCATTTGACGGGGAATTTGGAACTTTTGTTTTAAGTTTGGACCGTTTGATTCGGTAATCAGGATTATCCAAGGGACGGTGATTGGATTTGATTGACAAGAGACAACGGTACCAATTTTTTGAAATTACACAAATATCCCTATTTCATAAGTAAAATAGAAAGGTGTTCAACGTACCCTTCTTGTGAGAaatgcttaaaaaataaaagtcacaACGTAATTATCACTCTAATTTATTGGTGTtaggaaaatattatttgaatagaGAATCTTAAAGCACTCTCAATAaagggtaatgatacacttaccaccttcttaccactattttaccacttgtagtgtatttatttttttatcattttcttttaagtatttttttaacatccttaaccattaagaaaaaattttaaaaatatataattttagtgatagtcacttgcttaatcattaagtaaaaaaataaaaaattaaaaaaataaaaaattaaaaaatgtggtaaaagagtggtaaaagagtggtaagGCTATCATTATTCCTTAATAAATTAGTCAAAGTTAAAAGAATACTTTTAGCTAATATAAGGAGAATTTGGCTTTAGATATTTCAATCTCTAcattaaaataactatttttttattatataatagtaaaataatataagatgaatttaactttatCTATTTCACTCGCATCAAATTctcacattaaattatttatttattcattatatagtaataaaacaatattactttaaaaaaatattttattttttaattattaattaatttaattttatcatattttttattctatctattatatgtgaattagtaatcatattttaattaaattaatggtTTTTCCTATgaagtaaataaaattttgtaacataccaaaatgagattaaatatgtaattgatgagaaagaagaaagagatataatcgataaaatatatatttgatctatttatagtaatcttcaaattcgaaaaatattttagaagtcaTTATAGCTAAAGTtcaattatttgaaatttagcTAATCTGTTGTAATATTTTGTAccataacaatattttttattattaaaatatttcttcaaaaaGGAAGACACTTATTGGATACTCTTGACTTATCCCAACACAATTTGGAgatgctttttaattttttgcttgaaaatacaaaaatgtatttaaaaaatactttagaaaaatttatttctatacgTATCAGATATAAGATATGCTGAAAGTTATGAAatctgaaatttaaatttcttataaaactaataaaataagttttgtAAGTATACGTAACACTActctaaatataatattaaatatctaAGCAAATATCGTTTTGTACATattaaatattgtaaatctTACTTTGCTAGTCTAAAACTTAGGATCCGGATCATCATATTGTTACTCTTAATCAAGAGGAACAatgcacttttttttatttttttaggtaCAATGCGTTTTGAGCAAATTGACCAGGGAACAATAGTCTTCATAACTCTTTTAATGTCCTTATTTTCTACAATTTTGAATTAGTATAGACAAAGAATCTTGTCGTAATTGAAACTCATATTGTTAATGTTGTAGAGTCTATAAATGATATTGATCtctctttaaattataaaaaatatattgactCAAAAGTTTATAAATAGCTAGTTGGTTACATAAATGAGTGTTCTGGTGAGGAATGTCAACCATTGATTTCGGGTTAAGCGGGTAGACTCATTATTGATTGTTTATAAATCATATCTTAATAGGTTAACCTGTTTTGATCCAAACCTATTAACATCAAGCTCCAATAAACTAATTTCGTATCGTATTGATTTGGTTCATGAGCTGTTTCACACATTGACACCCATGCTTTCTTTAGTTTTCTGGCTTAGTACTTATGGGGCAATAGAAGAAAGAAGGGAGTAATAATATGACTTATTCATGAGTGATCTACAGTGAAGGAATAGATGGATCACCCACCAATCAGTTTTATAACAAAGGAACTGAACAAGCCTGTTAGGTGAAAGCCAAAAGAAATACACACCGACACCATTAACAAACATCATTCAAAACGTGTCTCTCATAAATTCATAAACA
The genomic region above belongs to Carya illinoinensis cultivar Pawnee chromosome 4, C.illinoinensisPawnee_v1, whole genome shotgun sequence and contains:
- the LOC122306913 gene encoding 40S ribosomal protein S19-3 is translated as MATATTVKDVSPHEFVKAYSAHLKRSGKMELPEWSDIVKTAKFKELAPYDPDWYYVRAASMARKIYLRGGLGVGSFRRIYGGSQRNGSRPPHFCKSSGAVARHILQQLQKMNIIDVDPKGGRRITSTGQRDLDQVAGRIVVAP
- the LOC122306912 gene encoding uncharacterized protein LOC122306912 encodes the protein MNLIGKNAGAVPVTPVKESYSSRSKIQENLKLAENLNPNVSHSSPGPKLGSSPVIKSAKAQKPAAKNPNPVLYSRRNKIRERKFVVAKRNSKNENFGSNVECKCKEKARGGNITKCLCMAYENLRVSQEEFFKNRIEEVGEPDQLKGSDISESELEVEIENGLMLQDLKIEDGYEGQEEENEFSPANDTDSQIGSSSIKRRRDKLLEEARKSVPDPGSGRVMHLVKAFEKLLSIPSSKDLDEKDEKEEEETKRKAMKWALPGLQAPKVPETQVSSSSFCPSDLFLTSENLGLDSPISVSSSWDSSQGSISDRTSSVGCRSRRNSSESSGTMGGRRWKKKQLKVTSQKPFKLRTEQRGRAKEEEFMKKLQEMVIQEDRQRIPIAQGLPWTTDEPECLIKPLAKENTRPVDLKLCSDLRAVERAEFDHQVAEKMNLIEQYKMERERWEKLADEEEIRRLRKELVPKAQPMPYFDRPFIPRRSMKHPTLPREPKFHIPQQKKIKCCQSWNDTSTYTYDD